A stretch of Arachis hypogaea cultivar Tifrunner chromosome 15, arahy.Tifrunner.gnm2.J5K5, whole genome shotgun sequence DNA encodes these proteins:
- the LOC112748823 gene encoding uncharacterized protein: MDKTWILKPRNSVEYRRELNKFLDFVFANASSDGMIKCLYPQCGFQYMQTREDAYDHRLIRPFPPGYTMWLHHGEKPDEDSSSSTLVVEKPTSEVNPYVQMVHKAFNFTMPHGSEETTMGEHVEDDDLELPYLYDGPSHEAQDFIDLLADGEEELYLSCSKYSKLSFLVKLYHIKCLCSVSDKAMSMILDLLQDAFEEAKLLSTLYEAKKTIRKLGIEYKKELHDRMIACYIRQTSSDMLWHKEAGNNDEFLRHPRDAKAWKSFDLCMKQTFFILSMIIPGPKMPGNDIDVYLEPLVDELKQLWDGIETYDANKGNTFNMHVALMWTISDFSGLENLSGWNTHSELACPMCNVDAKGHKYRLDRNRFDGQVKSRDPPKKLFGTDVLRQQSNVLVSFVKQSTVTTKKRRNGQDADQDDSP; encoded by the exons ATGGATAAAACCTGGATTCTAAAGCCACGAAATAGTGTAGAATATAGGCGAGAACTTAACAAGTTCCTAGACTTTGTATTTGCGAATGCATCGTCCGATGGCATGATAAAGTGTCTATATCCTCAATGTGGGTTTCAATATATGCAAACAAGAGAGGATGCATACGACCATCGGTTGATAAGGCCCTTTCCCCCTGGATATACTATGTGGTTGCATCATGGTGAAAAACCAGATGAAGATAGCTCAAGTTCCACACTAGTGGTTGAAAAACCTACATCTGAAGTGAATCCATATGTACAAATGGTGCACAAGGCATTTAACTTCACAATGCCTCATGGAAGCGAGGAGACCACAATGGGTGAACATGTAGAAGACGATGATCTGGAGTTGCCATACTTGTACGATGGTCCAAGTCACGAGGCCCAGGATTTTATCGACCTTCTTGCGGATGGAGAGGAGGAGTTATATCTGAGTTGCTCAAAATACTCAAAGTTGTCTTTCTTGGTGAAGCTTTATCATATTAAATGTCTGTGCAGTGTGAGTGACAAGGCTATGTCAATGATTCTGGACTTACTGCAGGATGCATTTGAGGAAGCAAAACTCCTGTCCACATTATATGAAGCCAAAAAGACTATCAGAAAGTTAGGGATTGAATACAAAAAAGAGTTGCATGACCGAATGATTGCATGCTATATCAGG CAAACATCATCTGACATGTTATGGCATAAAGAGGCTGGTAATAACGATGAGTTCTTGAGGCATCCGAGGGACGCTAAAGCATGGAAAAGTTTTGAT CTTTGCATGAAACAGACTTTTTTTATTCTATCTATGATTATTCCTGGTCCCAAAATGCCTGGTAATGACATAGATGTTTATTTGGAGCCCTTGGTTGATGAGTTGAAGCAACTGTGGGATGGCATTGAAACTTATGATGCTAACAAGGGAAACACTTTCAATATGCACGTGGCATTAATGTGGACTATCAGCGACTTCTCGGGGTTGGAAAATTTATCTGGGTGGAATACGCACAGTGAATTAGCATGTCCTATGTGTAACGTAGACGCTAAG GGCCATAAGTATAGACTAGACCGGAATAGATTTGACGGACAAGTCAAAAGCAGAGATCCACCGAAGAAATTATTTGGAACAGATGTCTTGAGGCAACAGTCTAACGTATTGGTTTCATTTGTGAAACAGTCAACTGTGACAACAAAAAAAAGACGAAATGGTCAAGATGCAGATCAAGATGACTCGCCCTAG